One segment of Thermosipho atlanticus DSM 15807 DNA contains the following:
- a CDS encoding ABC transporter ATP-binding protein: protein MKLLSRLLKYAKPYIVLFILAIAIVLSLTFVTLLPPQIVRTTINNYITNNSLPLDQRFKGIFKMAIYYLLSTSAIFVLEYFSIFLTTYIGGKIVYDIRNDLFKHVLRLPMSFFDRHPSGQITTRIANDTQNVMDFFTSVITSIVNDVFLLSGVIIMMLRVSSSLFVNISFVFPVLIIAMLLFRYFDLKAYKAVRSNISRVNAYLAEHIAGMPVVKLFNAEEYESKGFDRVNKDLYKSRIQQMYVFAIFRPTVSTLYRLAIAAIVWMGANYIANKTLNFGDLYAFVAYLELFMRPLEDLSEKYDVIQNTIASAEKIFTLMDESEEHFGDEEGKSKIEKGEIEFRNVWFRYTEERWILKDINLHFKPGELIAIVGETGAGKTSIMNLINGMYRPERGKILIDNVELEKYNIHELRKQVSAVPQDVVLFTGTLLDNVRLFHEEIDEEAVKEALKKVYVWDLIERLPNGLYTKIIERGKGISAGERQLIALARSILFDAKVFILDEATSNIDVQTEERIQKAVRELSRNKTVIMIAHRLATVVNADRIIVVHNGQIVEEGTHFSLMRKKGIYYKLYEIQFAK, encoded by the coding sequence ATGAAATTATTGTCTAGATTGTTGAAGTATGCCAAACCTTATATAGTGTTGTTTATTTTAGCAATAGCAATAGTTCTGTCGCTTACTTTTGTTACTTTACTTCCGCCACAGATTGTTAGAACAACCATTAACAATTATATTACTAATAACAGTCTACCACTTGATCAAAGATTTAAAGGTATTTTTAAAATGGCAATTTATTATTTGCTTTCCACAAGTGCTATTTTTGTTTTGGAATATTTTTCGATTTTTTTGACAACATATATTGGAGGAAAAATTGTATACGATATTAGGAATGATTTATTTAAGCATGTTTTGAGGTTACCCATGTCGTTTTTTGATAGACATCCTAGTGGGCAAATAACTACTAGAATTGCAAATGATACTCAGAATGTGATGGATTTTTTCACATCAGTAATTACTAGTATTGTTAATGATGTTTTTTTGTTATCAGGTGTAATAATAATGATGTTAAGGGTCAGTTCAAGTTTATTTGTCAATATTTCATTTGTATTTCCAGTTTTAATTATTGCAATGCTGTTGTTTAGATATTTTGATTTAAAAGCTTATAAGGCTGTAAGATCGAATATCTCTAGAGTAAATGCTTACCTTGCTGAACACATTGCTGGAATGCCTGTTGTAAAACTTTTTAATGCTGAAGAATATGAAAGTAAAGGATTTGATAGAGTCAATAAAGACTTGTATAAATCAAGAATTCAGCAAATGTATGTTTTTGCTATTTTTAGGCCGACTGTTAGTACACTTTATAGACTTGCTATTGCAGCTATTGTGTGGATGGGGGCAAATTATATTGCCAACAAAACCTTAAACTTCGGTGATTTGTATGCTTTTGTTGCATATTTAGAGTTATTCATGAGACCACTTGAAGATTTATCCGAAAAATATGACGTTATTCAAAATACTATTGCAAGTGCTGAAAAGATCTTTACTTTAATGGATGAGTCAGAAGAACATTTTGGAGACGAAGAAGGAAAGTCTAAGATAGAAAAAGGAGAAATCGAATTTAGAAATGTCTGGTTTAGATATACTGAGGAAAGATGGATTTTAAAAGATATAAATTTGCACTTTAAACCCGGAGAATTAATAGCAATAGTTGGTGAAACGGGAGCAGGAAAAACTTCTATTATGAATTTGATTAATGGAATGTATCGTCCTGAAAGGGGAAAGATATTGATTGATAATGTAGAGCTAGAAAAGTACAATATACATGAACTTAGAAAACAGGTTTCTGCGGTACCTCAAGATGTGGTTTTATTTACAGGGACTTTACTGGATAATGTGAGATTATTCCACGAAGAAATTGATGAAGAAGCAGTAAAAGAAGCTTTGAAAAAGGTTTATGTGTGGGATCTTATAGAAAGATTACCAAATGGACTTTATACGAAGATTATTGAAAGAGGGAAAGGAATTTCAGCTGGCGAAAGGCAATTAATAGCGTTAGCTAGATCAATTTTATTTGATGCAAAAGTATTTATATTAGATGAAGCAACTAGCAATATTGATGTGCAGACTGAAGAAAGGATTCAAAAAGCAGTAAGGGAACTTTCTAGAAATAAGACTGTTATTATGATTGCGCATAGATTAGCTACAGTAGTTAATGCCGATAGGATAATTGTTGTACACAATGGACAAATTGTAGAAGAAGGCACACATTTTTCTCTTATGAGAAAAAAGGGAATATATTATAAACTGTATGAAATACAGTTTGCAAAATAA
- a CDS encoding ABC transporter permease — MAKKKDELKNKNNVNNENIDFEEVYLSRGQLMWRAFKKNKLAMFGLWILIIMYIVMFAADFLAPYNPFDQSLKHSYAPPTKVSSVYKVKDFEQKVGLHVLPCTSYVDKLDYTRKTRQLLFPSRLTLEYKGKVITLVVNNAKYFPRNEFPGEVINTDKIQFSLKKEEYAFVGGKWIKLSSSSEKTDYLVFGINDSILTDGEAFVENDTRTAKNVIFGKYSFKLRVNSEDEIEKVGLKYYINYIKYTDENGKTKILMGKDLKVLDFDYKYYPIKWFVKSWGPKEKDYGRVGYILWVIPLKHHLFGVDNYDNNPFVKLYILGSDQFGRDVWSRIIFASRISLSIGFIGLAITLTLSLFFGGIAGYYGGMADELLMRFTEIIMSIPGFYLLILLRSLLPLDMPSSQIYILLVFILSFIGWAGRARIIRGMVLSIKRNEFVEAAVALGYPDRKILWKHVIPNTMTYMIVTSTLAIPGYILGEAGLSFLGLGIREPSASWGLMMARAQDIYVLQSAPWLLIPGIFIFVTVLAFNFVGDGLRDAFDPRALG; from the coding sequence ATGGCAAAAAAGAAGGATGAATTAAAAAATAAAAATAATGTGAATAATGAAAATATAGATTTTGAAGAAGTTTATTTATCTCGTGGACAATTGATGTGGCGTGCTTTTAAAAAGAATAAATTAGCAATGTTTGGTTTATGGATTTTAATAATCATGTATATCGTGATGTTCGCTGCTGATTTCTTAGCTCCATATAATCCTTTTGATCAGAGTCTAAAACATTCTTATGCTCCTCCAACTAAAGTTTCATCAGTGTATAAGGTAAAAGATTTTGAACAAAAAGTGGGATTGCATGTTTTGCCTTGTACAAGTTATGTTGATAAGTTAGATTATACAAGAAAAACTAGACAATTACTTTTTCCTAGTCGTTTAACTTTAGAGTATAAAGGAAAAGTTATTACATTAGTTGTTAATAATGCAAAATATTTTCCAAGAAATGAATTTCCTGGTGAAGTAATTAATACTGATAAAATTCAATTTAGTTTGAAAAAGGAAGAATATGCATTTGTAGGTGGAAAATGGATAAAACTTTCTTCATCAAGTGAAAAAACGGATTATTTAGTTTTTGGAATTAACGATTCTATTTTAACTGATGGAGAAGCCTTTGTTGAAAATGATACTAGGACAGCCAAAAATGTAATTTTTGGGAAATATTCATTCAAACTCAGAGTAAATTCAGAAGATGAAATAGAAAAAGTAGGTTTAAAGTATTACATTAACTATATAAAATATACAGATGAAAATGGAAAAACAAAGATTTTAATGGGTAAGGATTTAAAGGTCTTAGATTTTGATTATAAGTATTATCCTATTAAGTGGTTTGTAAAATCCTGGGGTCCAAAAGAGAAAGATTATGGAAGAGTAGGTTACATTTTATGGGTCATTCCTTTAAAACATCATTTGTTTGGTGTGGATAATTATGATAACAATCCATTTGTGAAATTATATATTCTTGGTTCAGATCAATTTGGTCGAGATGTATGGAGTAGAATAATTTTTGCATCAAGGATTTCGTTATCTATAGGGTTCATTGGTTTAGCGATTACTTTGACATTATCTTTGTTCTTTGGAGGAATAGCAGGTTATTATGGAGGTATGGCCGACGAATTGTTAATGAGATTTACAGAAATTATAATGTCCATACCGGGTTTTTATCTTCTTATATTGCTGAGGTCATTATTACCTCTTGATATGCCGTCATCTCAAATATATATACTTCTTGTTTTTATATTATCATTCATTGGTTGGGCCGGAAGAGCGAGAATTATAAGAGGTATGGTTCTTTCTATCAAAAGAAACGAATTTGTTGAAGCAGCAGTTGCTTTGGGCTATCCTGATAGGAAGATATTGTGGAAGCATGTTATTCCGAATACAATGACATATATGATTGTAACCTCAACATTAGCAATTCCAGGATATATTTTAGGTGAGGCTGGGTTATCGTTCTTAGGGCTCGGAATTCGTGAACCATCAGCCTCGTGGGGGCTTATGATGGCAAGGGCGCAAGATATTTATGTACTACAAAGTGCGCCATGGTTACTCATACCAGGTATATTTATATTTGTAACCGTTCTTGCTTTTAACTTTGTTGGCGATGGTTTACGTGATGCATTTGACCCAAGAGCGTTAGGATAA
- a CDS encoding YqeG family HAD IIIA-type phosphatase → MELKNNIFEIDYNSLIEQGYKIFLFDFDNTLNKWRNSSISNETIQLFENLKSKNVHVFIVSNGKPRKLNYNVEALWLARKPLIFKVKRFLKFKKLDKEKKVVIGDQIFTDIIFGKLLGAYTIKVQPIDTSKEFIITKLLRFFEKILLKILKNVI, encoded by the coding sequence ATGGAATTAAAAAACAACATTTTTGAGATCGATTATAATAGTTTAATAGAACAAGGGTACAAAATTTTTTTGTTCGACTTTGACAACACATTAAATAAATGGAGAAATTCTAGTATAAGTAACGAAACTATTCAACTTTTTGAAAATCTTAAAAGCAAAAATGTTCATGTTTTTATAGTATCAAACGGAAAACCAAGAAAATTAAATTATAACGTTGAAGCCCTCTGGTTAGCTAGAAAACCTTTGATTTTTAAAGTTAAACGTTTTTTAAAATTTAAAAAACTAGATAAAGAAAAAAAAGTAGTTATTGGTGATCAAATTTTTACAGACATTATTTTCGGAAAATTGCTTGGAGCTTATACAATAAAGGTACAGCCAATTGACACATCAAAAGAATTTATAATTACAAAATTACTTAGATTTTTTGAAAAAATTCTCTTGAAAATCTTAAAAAATGTGATATAA
- a CDS encoding ABC transporter ATP-binding protein — translation MEPILSVRNLSTWFYMEEGIVKAVNEVNFDLHENEVVGIVGETGSGKSVTVRSIMRLIHKPGKIVDGQVIYRGRGKEEDILKLPEDEMTKIRGEEISMVFQDPLTSLNPLYTIGDQLVETIIQHQDVDRKTAWEIGIEMLKKVQIPEAEKRMMAYPFEFSGGMRQRAVIAIALSCNPKVLIADEPTTALDVTIQAQILDLMRELQKEFKTGLLFITHDLGVIASMADRIIVMYGGRQMEFASAEDIFYKPMHPYTHMLLRAIPRLDKKQDKLEAIPGQPPRMIDVPNICPFAPRCPRRLDKCTKELPEFTEIEPGHYVRCFNPVIETKKSEAIANE, via the coding sequence TTGGAACCTATACTTTCTGTTAGAAACCTTAGTACTTGGTTCTACATGGAGGAAGGCATTGTAAAAGCAGTGAACGAAGTAAATTTCGACCTCCATGAAAATGAAGTTGTAGGTATAGTTGGTGAAACTGGATCTGGGAAGAGTGTAACAGTGCGTTCTATAATGAGGTTGATTCATAAACCTGGTAAGATAGTTGATGGTCAGGTTATTTATAGAGGAAGAGGTAAAGAAGAGGATATTTTGAAATTACCTGAAGATGAAATGACAAAAATTCGCGGAGAAGAAATAAGTATGGTTTTTCAAGATCCACTTACTTCATTAAATCCATTGTACACAATTGGAGATCAGCTTGTTGAAACGATCATTCAACATCAGGATGTTGATAGGAAAACGGCATGGGAAATTGGTATAGAGATGTTAAAGAAAGTTCAAATTCCCGAGGCTGAAAAAAGGATGATGGCTTATCCGTTTGAATTCAGTGGAGGGATGAGGCAACGTGCAGTAATTGCAATTGCATTATCATGTAATCCTAAAGTTTTAATTGCGGACGAACCTACGACAGCCTTAGATGTAACTATTCAAGCACAAATTTTGGACTTAATGAGAGAATTACAAAAAGAATTTAAGACAGGATTGTTGTTTATAACTCACGATTTAGGAGTTATTGCTTCAATGGCTGATAGGATAATTGTAATGTATGGTGGAAGGCAAATGGAATTTGCTAGTGCTGAAGATATTTTTTATAAACCTATGCATCCATATACCCATATGTTATTGAGAGCGATTCCTAGACTTGATAAAAAGCAAGATAAGTTGGAAGCTATTCCTGGGCAACCTCCGAGAATGATTGATGTGCCTAATATTTGTCCATTTGCGCCAAGGTGTCCAAGGAGATTGGATAAATGTACAAAAGAACTCCCAGAATTTACTGAGATTGAACCAGGACATTATGTGAGATGTTTTAATCCGGTTATAGAGACAAAGAAATCGGAGGCGATTGCCAATGAATGA
- a CDS encoding ABC transporter permease, with protein sequence MLRYIARRLIILIPELFIITLIVFLIMQAAPGDFLDQYRLDPSVSKEFLESLQKQYGLDQPIMVQYFKWLKGLLTGDLGYSFYYRRPVTDLIGERVLATLILSLYSFVISWILGVILGVVSALKKYSFWDKFLTVIAFTGIAIPGFFLALLLLYFAAKTGTFPVAGMYSVTHGQMNVWQGFKDIFWHLQLPAFTLTFGGFAGLMRYMRGSLLDVLNEDYVEFARAKGMPERVVIFKHAMRNAINPLITMFGFSLSALLGGAVITETIFSWPGLGRLVYQALVQQDIYVVMASTVISVIMLIAGNLVGDILLAAVDPRIRLE encoded by the coding sequence TTGCTAAGATATATAGCACGTAGATTGATAATATTAATTCCTGAGCTCTTCATAATAACGTTGATAGTATTTTTAATAATGCAAGCAGCACCTGGAGATTTTTTGGATCAATATAGGCTTGATCCTTCTGTTTCAAAGGAATTTTTGGAGTCTTTACAAAAACAATATGGTCTTGATCAACCTATCATGGTCCAATATTTCAAATGGTTGAAAGGGCTTTTAACAGGAGATCTTGGTTATTCTTTTTATTATAGAAGACCCGTCACTGATTTAATTGGCGAAAGAGTACTTGCAACTTTGATTTTATCATTATATTCTTTTGTGATTTCTTGGATTTTAGGAGTTATCTTGGGTGTAGTTTCAGCACTAAAAAAATATTCATTTTGGGATAAATTCTTAACAGTTATTGCATTTACTGGAATTGCTATTCCTGGATTTTTCTTAGCTTTGTTATTACTATATTTTGCAGCAAAAACTGGTACATTTCCTGTTGCTGGAATGTATAGTGTAACGCATGGCCAGATGAATGTTTGGCAGGGGTTTAAGGATATTTTTTGGCATTTGCAACTTCCTGCGTTTACTTTAACTTTTGGTGGTTTTGCAGGTTTGATGAGGTATATGAGAGGAAGTTTATTGGACGTGCTTAATGAAGATTATGTTGAATTTGCTCGTGCAAAGGGCATGCCTGAAAGAGTTGTAATATTTAAGCATGCAATGAGAAATGCGATAAATCCATTAATTACGATGTTTGGTTTTAGTTTGTCAGCATTATTAGGTGGTGCAGTTATTACTGAAACGATCTTTTCATGGCCAGGATTAGGAAGGCTTGTCTATCAAGCATTAGTTCAACAAGATATTTATGTAGTTATGGCAAGTACAGTGATTAGCGTCATTATGTTGATAGCTGGAAATTTAGTTGGTGATATTCTTCTAGCTGCAGTTGATCCAAGAATTAGGTTGGAATAG
- a CDS encoding ABC transporter ATP-binding protein — MNDVIIRVQNLKKYFPITKGFMIKKRVGDVKAVDNVSFEVRRKETFALVGESGCGKTTTARTMLRLIDPTDGKIEILGTDISHLNRRELLPFRRKMQIVFQNPIGSLNPRMTIGQILTEPLLFHKIVNSKQEAYDKAVELLKMVGLKAYHMDRYPHQFSGGQKQRIAIARALSVDPEIVFLDEPTSALDVSVQAQIINLFMKFQEELGLTYVFISHDLSLVRFISDKVAVMYLGRIVEMGDVDEIFDNPIHPYTKALLSASPIPDPKVEKKRKRIILTGGVPSPIARPNGCFFHPRCPYKMEKCEKEYPMMYNVSENHQVSCYLVEKEGV, encoded by the coding sequence ATGAATGATGTAATAATTAGAGTTCAAAATCTAAAAAAATATTTTCCAATTACCAAAGGCTTTATGATAAAAAAACGTGTGGGAGATGTTAAAGCAGTAGACAATGTTTCTTTTGAAGTAAGAAGAAAAGAAACTTTTGCTTTAGTTGGCGAGTCTGGATGTGGGAAAACCACAACGGCAAGGACAATGTTAAGGTTAATTGATCCCACAGATGGAAAAATAGAAATTTTGGGAACGGATATATCACATTTAAATCGAAGAGAATTGCTTCCATTTAGGAGAAAAATGCAAATTGTTTTTCAGAATCCTATTGGTTCGTTAAATCCAAGAATGACAATTGGACAAATTTTGACTGAACCTCTATTATTTCATAAAATTGTTAATTCCAAGCAAGAAGCATATGATAAAGCTGTTGAATTGTTAAAGATGGTTGGTCTTAAAGCATATCATATGGACAGATATCCTCATCAGTTTAGTGGTGGGCAAAAACAGAGGATAGCTATTGCAAGAGCTTTATCTGTTGATCCTGAAATAGTTTTTCTTGATGAGCCAACTTCGGCTTTAGATGTTTCAGTTCAAGCTCAAATTATTAATCTTTTTATGAAATTTCAGGAAGAATTGGGATTAACTTATGTATTTATATCTCACGATTTGTCCTTAGTAAGATTTATAAGTGATAAAGTCGCTGTAATGTATTTAGGTAGAATTGTTGAAATGGGCGATGTTGACGAAATTTTCGATAATCCGATTCATCCGTATACGAAAGCATTGTTATCAGCATCGCCAATTCCAGATCCAAAAGTTGAAAAGAAAAGAAAGAGAATAATTTTAACAGGCGGAGTACCTAGTCCAATTGCAAGGCCTAATGGATGTTTCTTTCATCCGAGATGTCCGTACAAAATGGAAAAGTGTGAAAAAGAGTATCCAATGATGTATAATGTTTCTGAAAATCACCAGGTATCATGTTACCTGGTAGAAAAAGAGGGGGTGTGA
- a CDS encoding ABC transporter substrate-binding protein, producing the protein MKKLSVLLIVLAVVFAFAAQLPYIGADATGKHGGQFVIGTLSGPKTLNDVVAKETSSTDVIDLFMGYGGTLIERHGVDMKFYPAIAESWEGPRLTSDGGMEIIWHIRKGVKFSDGHPLTADDIVFTLNEIYTNPDIPSSMQDVLMSTNGYLPKAEKIDDYTVRMYYPEPFRLAFRYLGGMYIFPKHIAEEYVKNGNFQEFWTVDAINDGKIVGLGPYIPVEYVPDQYVRFVKNPYYWKKDANGEQLPYFDEVVFKIISNQDAMRLAFENGEIDVYAPRGTEFAELKEKEKELNIVVTTAGPAYGTTFITFNWNTPDPVKRKWFRNEHFRKAIAHAIDKDSIIDTLYNGLGIAQWSPVSMSSPFYNEDVVVKYEFDLDLARAELELGGFTWNENGQLVDEDGNPVKFLLTTNAGNRVREGVANIIQDALKQLGMDVTFTPIDFNTLVQKLLNTGDWEAVIIGLTGGDEPQGGANVWKVDAGLHFWNYSPEVAEYVDKNDYYLPDWELEIDKIFRENVKILDEKVVYDYFSRFQQLVSEHLPLIYTVNSLRLYAYKATLRNVKIGLLGGTTWNIYEEWKEE; encoded by the coding sequence ATGAAGAAACTCTCAGTACTTTTGATAGTTTTAGCAGTGGTATTTGCTTTTGCTGCTCAGCTTCCATATATTGGAGCAGATGCAACTGGTAAACATGGTGGACAGTTTGTTATAGGAACTTTGTCTGGACCAAAAACTTTGAATGATGTTGTTGCAAAAGAAACAAGTTCCACAGATGTTATTGATTTGTTTATGGGATATGGTGGAACGTTGATTGAAAGACATGGTGTTGATATGAAGTTTTATCCCGCGATTGCTGAAAGTTGGGAAGGTCCAAGGTTGACTTCAGATGGTGGTATGGAAATTATTTGGCACATCAGAAAGGGAGTTAAATTTAGTGATGGTCATCCTCTTACAGCGGATGATATAGTCTTTACTCTTAACGAAATTTACACAAATCCAGATATTCCAAGTTCAATGCAAGATGTTTTAATGAGCACAAACGGATATTTACCAAAAGCAGAAAAAATTGATGATTACACAGTAAGAATGTATTATCCTGAACCATTCAGGTTAGCATTTAGATATTTGGGCGGAATGTACATTTTCCCAAAACATATAGCCGAAGAATATGTAAAGAATGGAAACTTCCAAGAATTTTGGACAGTTGATGCAATTAACGATGGAAAAATAGTTGGACTAGGTCCATATATTCCAGTAGAATATGTTCCAGATCAATATGTTAGATTTGTAAAAAATCCTTACTATTGGAAAAAAGATGCAAATGGTGAACAATTACCATACTTTGATGAAGTAGTATTTAAAATTATCTCCAACCAAGATGCAATGAGACTTGCATTTGAAAATGGTGAAATTGATGTATACGCTCCAAGAGGAACAGAGTTTGCTGAACTTAAAGAAAAAGAAAAAGAACTTAATATTGTAGTTACTACAGCTGGACCAGCATATGGTACGACATTTATTACATTTAACTGGAATACACCAGATCCAGTTAAGAGAAAATGGTTCAGAAACGAACACTTTAGAAAAGCAATTGCACATGCAATTGATAAAGACTCTATAATTGATACACTTTATAATGGTTTGGGTATTGCACAATGGTCACCTGTTTCAATGAGTTCACCATTCTATAATGAAGATGTTGTAGTAAAATACGAGTTTGATCTTGATCTTGCAAGAGCAGAGCTTGAACTTGGTGGATTTACCTGGAATGAAAATGGGCAACTTGTTGATGAAGATGGAAATCCTGTTAAATTCTTGTTAACAACTAATGCTGGAAATAGAGTAAGAGAAGGAGTAGCAAATATTATTCAAGACGCATTAAAGCAACTTGGTATGGATGTAACATTTACTCCAATTGACTTTAATACATTAGTTCAAAAACTTCTCAATACAGGTGATTGGGAAGCAGTTATTATTGGTTTAACTGGTGGAGATGAACCACAAGGTGGTGCAAATGTATGGAAAGTAGATGCAGGTTTACATTTCTGGAATTATTCACCTGAAGTGGCAGAATATGTTGATAAAAATGATTATTATTTACCAGATTGGGAACTTGAAATTGATAAGATATTCAGAGAAAATGTAAAAATACTTGACGAAAAAGTTGTATATGACTACTTCTCAAGGTTCCAACAACTTGTTTCTGAACATCTACCTTTAATTTACACAGTTAACTCTTTGAGACTTTATGCATATAAAGCAACACTTAGAAATGTAAAGATAGGACTTCTTGGTGGAACAACCTGGAATATTTATGAAGAGTGGAAAGAAGAATAA